In Carya illinoinensis cultivar Pawnee chromosome 9, C.illinoinensisPawnee_v1, whole genome shotgun sequence, the following are encoded in one genomic region:
- the LOC122277807 gene encoding exonuclease 1 isoform X3 translates to MGIQGLLPLLKSIMAPIHVKELEGCSVAVDTYSWLHKGALSCSRELCKGLPTTRHIEYCMHRVNLLRHCGVKPILVFDGGLLPMKSEQENKRARVRKENLARGIEHESNGNSAAAYECYQKAVDISPLIAHELIQVLKQENVSYIVAPYEADAQMTFLAIGKQVEAVITEDSDLIPFGCPRIIFKMDKFGQGVEFRYSMLQQNKELSFAGFTKQMLLEMCILSGCDYLQSLPGMGLKRAHALIKKFKSYDKVIKHLRYSTVSVPPLYEESFKKAILTFQHQRVYDPVNEDIVHLSDISDNSRDDLDFLGPLIAKHTAKGIAEGNLDPFTKTPIQGENVTAPMVLVRTSQHKQFNPERAGKKLDLPVQKNLLTKYFSKRKFRAPRTSPNHPSPDDDSSFIPEENVIEEAAVCKMDCLPESPLDSKNTGTALPANYPVEDSFATKIPAHSGSPTHDISPETRSPDQTLLKQPRYSIHKPCTALQKERECKNVLDAVEGKTRTETRKVVIRSSYFQHKSENQAKPNNEQQKAKNDGVVDIHKNSIPEDYSFRNNHVMDMVRKRKSSLNDCIKKEDVQPKHRRGDASLTENGHHAPELSATSSETVAEEKFGSNISHLSRYSEIAEKSIESFVSVISSFRYTSSGSRASGLRAPLKDVRNTRTNRPAAAGMDFSQFEYVPNKQKAGLASRRD, encoded by the exons ATGGGGATTCAGGGGCTTTTACCGCTACTGAAGTCGATCATGGCCCCAATCCATGTCAAGGAATTGGAGGGCTGTTCTGTTGCGGTCGACACCTATTCTTGGCTACACAAGGGCGCCTTGTCTTGCAGCAGAGAGCTCTGCAAAGGACTACCCACCACCAG GCACATTGAATATTGCATGCATAGAGTGAATCTGCTCCGGCATTGTGGCGTTAAACCTATTCTTGTATTTGATGGAGGTCTTCTGCCAATGAAGAGTGAACAAGAGAACAAGCGTGCCAG GGTGAGGAAGGAAAATCTTGCACGTGGTATTGAGCATGAGTCAAATGGAAATTCTGCTGCTGCTTATGAGTGCTACCAGAAAGCTGTCGATATTTCACCTTTGATTGCGCATGAACTAATCCAG GTGTTAAAACAGGAGAATGTGTCTTACATTGTGGCTCCTTATGAGGCAGATGCTCAAATGACCTTCTTGGCCATTGGCAAACAGGTTGAAGCAGTTATTACTGAGGACTCAGATCTTATACCATTTGGTTGTCCTAGA ATCATCTTTAAGATGGACAAGTTTGGGCAAGGTGTTGAATTTCGATATTCCATGCTACAGCAGAACAAGGAGCTCAGTTTTGCTGGTTTCACTAAGCAGATGCTTCTAGAGATGTGTATTCTGAGTGGATGCGACTACCTGCAGTCATTACCAGGAATGGGCCTGAAAAGGGCTCATGCATTAATCAAGAAGTTCAAAAGTTACGACAAG GTAATTAAACACTTGAGGTACAGCACTGTTTCTGTCCCTCCATTATATGAAGAATCATTCAAGAAAGCAATATTGACTTTCCAGCATCAGCGGGTATATGATCCTGTCAATGAAGATATTGTTCATTTGTCTGACATATCTGATAACAGCAGGGATGATTTGGACTTCCTAGGCCC ATTAATAGCGAAACATACAGCCAAAGGCATCGCAGAAGGCAATCTTGATCCATTTACGAAAACTCCAATTCAG GGAGAGAATGTTACTGCTCCCATGGTGCTTGTAAGAACTTCCcaacataaacaattcaatCCTGAAAGAGCAGGAAAAAAGCTAGATTTGCCAGTTCAGAAGAATCTTTTAACCAAGTATTTCT CAAAGAGAAAATTCAGAGCTCCTCGGACGTCACCTAATCACCCAAGTCCAGATGATGACTCTTCTTTTATTCCCGAGGAAAATGTCATTGAGGAAGCTGCTGTATGTAAAATGGACTGCTTGCCAGAATCCCCGCTTGACTCCAAAAACACAGGGACTGCCCTTCCTGCAAACTATCCT GTAGAAGATAGTTTTGCCACTAAAATTCCAGCGCATTCAGGATCTCCAACCCATG ACATAAGCCCTGAGACAAGAAGTCCAGACCAAACTCTACTAAAACAACCCAGGTATTCAATTCATAAACCTTGTACAGCATTGCAGAAGGAGCGTGAGTGTAAGAATGTTCTAGATGCAGTTGAGGGCAAAACAAGAACAGAGACAAGGAAGGTTGTGATAAGGAGTTCTTACTTTCAGCATAAGTCAGAAAACCAGGCGAAACCAAATAATGAGCAACAGAAGGCAAAGAATGATGGTGTTGTTGATATACACAAGAATAGCATACCCGAGGATTATTCTTTCAGAAATAACCATGTTATGGATATGGTTAGGAAAAGGAAGAGCTCCTTAAATGACTGCATTAAAAAA GAAGATGTGCAACCCAAGCACAGGCGTGGAGATGCATCCCTTACTGAAAATG GTCACCATGCTCCTGAACTCAGTGCAACATCTTCAGAGACAGTAGCTGAAGAAAAGTTTGGATCCAACATTTCCCATTTAAGCCGATATTCTGAAATAGCTGAGAAATCAATAGAAAGTTTTGTTTCAGTAATATCGTCATTTAGATACACTTCATCTGGTTCTCGAGCAAGTGGTCTCCGTGCTCCTCTAAAAGATGTTCGAAATACTCGTACCAATAG GCCTGCTGCTGCTGGCATGGACTTTAGCCAATTTGAATATGTACCAAATAAGCAGAAGGCTGGCTTAGCATCTCGTAGAGACTGA
- the LOC122277807 gene encoding exonuclease 1 isoform X5, producing the protein MGIQGLLPLLKSIMAPIHVKELEGCSVAVDTYSWLHKGALSCSRELCKGLPTTRHIEYCMHRVNLLRHCGVKPILVFDGGLLPMKSEQENKRARVRKENLARGIEHESNGNSAAAYECYQKAVDISPLIAHELIQVLKQENVSYIVAPYEADAQMTFLAIGKQVEAVITEDSDLIPFGCPRIIFKMDKFGQGVEFRYSMLQQNKELSFAGFTKQMLLEMCILSGCDYLQSLPGMGLKRAHALIKKFKSYDKVIKHLRYSTVSVPPLYEESFKKAILTFQHQRVYDPVNEDIVHLSDISDNSRDDLDFLGPLIAKHTAKGIAEGNLDPFTKTPIQGENVTAPMVLVRTSQHKQFNPERAGKKLDLPVQKNLLTKYFCFASLEAKRKFRAPRTSPNHPSPDDDSSFIPEENVIEEAAVCKMDCLPESPLDSKNTGTALPANYPVEDSFATKIPAHSGSPTHDISPETRSPDQTLLKQPRYSIHKPCTALQKERECKNVLDAVEGKTRTETRKVVIRSSYFQHKSENQAKPNNEQQKAKNDGVVDIHKNSIPEDYSFRNNHVMDMVRKRKSSLNDCIKKEDVQPKHRRGDASLTENGHHAPELSATSSETVAEEKFGSNISHLSRYSEIAEKSIESFVSVISSFRYTSSGSRASGLRAPLKDVRNTRTNRGFTCLKDMV; encoded by the exons ATGGGGATTCAGGGGCTTTTACCGCTACTGAAGTCGATCATGGCCCCAATCCATGTCAAGGAATTGGAGGGCTGTTCTGTTGCGGTCGACACCTATTCTTGGCTACACAAGGGCGCCTTGTCTTGCAGCAGAGAGCTCTGCAAAGGACTACCCACCACCAG GCACATTGAATATTGCATGCATAGAGTGAATCTGCTCCGGCATTGTGGCGTTAAACCTATTCTTGTATTTGATGGAGGTCTTCTGCCAATGAAGAGTGAACAAGAGAACAAGCGTGCCAG GGTGAGGAAGGAAAATCTTGCACGTGGTATTGAGCATGAGTCAAATGGAAATTCTGCTGCTGCTTATGAGTGCTACCAGAAAGCTGTCGATATTTCACCTTTGATTGCGCATGAACTAATCCAG GTGTTAAAACAGGAGAATGTGTCTTACATTGTGGCTCCTTATGAGGCAGATGCTCAAATGACCTTCTTGGCCATTGGCAAACAGGTTGAAGCAGTTATTACTGAGGACTCAGATCTTATACCATTTGGTTGTCCTAGA ATCATCTTTAAGATGGACAAGTTTGGGCAAGGTGTTGAATTTCGATATTCCATGCTACAGCAGAACAAGGAGCTCAGTTTTGCTGGTTTCACTAAGCAGATGCTTCTAGAGATGTGTATTCTGAGTGGATGCGACTACCTGCAGTCATTACCAGGAATGGGCCTGAAAAGGGCTCATGCATTAATCAAGAAGTTCAAAAGTTACGACAAG GTAATTAAACACTTGAGGTACAGCACTGTTTCTGTCCCTCCATTATATGAAGAATCATTCAAGAAAGCAATATTGACTTTCCAGCATCAGCGGGTATATGATCCTGTCAATGAAGATATTGTTCATTTGTCTGACATATCTGATAACAGCAGGGATGATTTGGACTTCCTAGGCCC ATTAATAGCGAAACATACAGCCAAAGGCATCGCAGAAGGCAATCTTGATCCATTTACGAAAACTCCAATTCAG GGAGAGAATGTTACTGCTCCCATGGTGCTTGTAAGAACTTCCcaacataaacaattcaatCCTGAAAGAGCAGGAAAAAAGCTAGATTTGCCAGTTCAGAAGAATCTTTTAACCAAGTATTTCT GCTTTGCATCCCTTGAAGCAAAGAGAAAATTCAGAGCTCCTCGGACGTCACCTAATCACCCAAGTCCAGATGATGACTCTTCTTTTATTCCCGAGGAAAATGTCATTGAGGAAGCTGCTGTATGTAAAATGGACTGCTTGCCAGAATCCCCGCTTGACTCCAAAAACACAGGGACTGCCCTTCCTGCAAACTATCCT GTAGAAGATAGTTTTGCCACTAAAATTCCAGCGCATTCAGGATCTCCAACCCATG ACATAAGCCCTGAGACAAGAAGTCCAGACCAAACTCTACTAAAACAACCCAGGTATTCAATTCATAAACCTTGTACAGCATTGCAGAAGGAGCGTGAGTGTAAGAATGTTCTAGATGCAGTTGAGGGCAAAACAAGAACAGAGACAAGGAAGGTTGTGATAAGGAGTTCTTACTTTCAGCATAAGTCAGAAAACCAGGCGAAACCAAATAATGAGCAACAGAAGGCAAAGAATGATGGTGTTGTTGATATACACAAGAATAGCATACCCGAGGATTATTCTTTCAGAAATAACCATGTTATGGATATGGTTAGGAAAAGGAAGAGCTCCTTAAATGACTGCATTAAAAAA GAAGATGTGCAACCCAAGCACAGGCGTGGAGATGCATCCCTTACTGAAAATG GTCACCATGCTCCTGAACTCAGTGCAACATCTTCAGAGACAGTAGCTGAAGAAAAGTTTGGATCCAACATTTCCCATTTAAGCCGATATTCTGAAATAGCTGAGAAATCAATAGAAAGTTTTGTTTCAGTAATATCGTCATTTAGATACACTTCATCTGGTTCTCGAGCAAGTGGTCTCCGTGCTCCTCTAAAAGATGTTCGAAATACTCGTACCAATAG AGGATTCACTTGCCTCAAGGACATGGTTTAA
- the LOC122277807 gene encoding exonuclease 1 isoform X2: MGIQGLLPLLKSIMAPIHVKELEGCSVAVDTYSWLHKGALSCSRELCKGLPTTRHIEYCMHRVNLLRHCGVKPILVFDGGLLPMKSEQENKRARVRKENLARGIEHESNGNSAAAYECYQKAVDISPLIAHELIQENVSYIVAPYEADAQMTFLAIGKQVEAVITEDSDLIPFGCPRIIFKMDKFGQGVEFRYSMLQQNKELSFAGFTKQMLLEMCILSGCDYLQSLPGMGLKRAHALIKKFKSYDKVIKHLRYSTVSVPPLYEESFKKAILTFQHQRVYDPVNEDIVHLSDISDNSRDDLDFLGPLIAKHTAKGIAEGNLDPFTKTPIQGENVTAPMVLVRTSQHKQFNPERAGKKLDLPVQKNLLTKYFCFASLEAKRKFRAPRTSPNHPSPDDDSSFIPEENVIEEAAVCKMDCLPESPLDSKNTGTALPANYPVEDSFATKIPAHSGSPTHDISPETRSPDQTLLKQPRYSIHKPCTALQKERECKNVLDAVEGKTRTETRKVVIRSSYFQHKSENQAKPNNEQQKAKNDGVVDIHKNSIPEDYSFRNNHVMDMVRKRKSSLNDCIKKEDVQPKHRRGDASLTENGHHAPELSATSSETVAEEKFGSNISHLSRYSEIAEKSIESFVSVISSFRYTSSGSRASGLRAPLKDVRNTRTNRPAAAGMDFSQFEYVPNKQKAGLASRRD; encoded by the exons ATGGGGATTCAGGGGCTTTTACCGCTACTGAAGTCGATCATGGCCCCAATCCATGTCAAGGAATTGGAGGGCTGTTCTGTTGCGGTCGACACCTATTCTTGGCTACACAAGGGCGCCTTGTCTTGCAGCAGAGAGCTCTGCAAAGGACTACCCACCACCAG GCACATTGAATATTGCATGCATAGAGTGAATCTGCTCCGGCATTGTGGCGTTAAACCTATTCTTGTATTTGATGGAGGTCTTCTGCCAATGAAGAGTGAACAAGAGAACAAGCGTGCCAG GGTGAGGAAGGAAAATCTTGCACGTGGTATTGAGCATGAGTCAAATGGAAATTCTGCTGCTGCTTATGAGTGCTACCAGAAAGCTGTCGATATTTCACCTTTGATTGCGCATGAACTAATCCAG GAGAATGTGTCTTACATTGTGGCTCCTTATGAGGCAGATGCTCAAATGACCTTCTTGGCCATTGGCAAACAGGTTGAAGCAGTTATTACTGAGGACTCAGATCTTATACCATTTGGTTGTCCTAGA ATCATCTTTAAGATGGACAAGTTTGGGCAAGGTGTTGAATTTCGATATTCCATGCTACAGCAGAACAAGGAGCTCAGTTTTGCTGGTTTCACTAAGCAGATGCTTCTAGAGATGTGTATTCTGAGTGGATGCGACTACCTGCAGTCATTACCAGGAATGGGCCTGAAAAGGGCTCATGCATTAATCAAGAAGTTCAAAAGTTACGACAAG GTAATTAAACACTTGAGGTACAGCACTGTTTCTGTCCCTCCATTATATGAAGAATCATTCAAGAAAGCAATATTGACTTTCCAGCATCAGCGGGTATATGATCCTGTCAATGAAGATATTGTTCATTTGTCTGACATATCTGATAACAGCAGGGATGATTTGGACTTCCTAGGCCC ATTAATAGCGAAACATACAGCCAAAGGCATCGCAGAAGGCAATCTTGATCCATTTACGAAAACTCCAATTCAG GGAGAGAATGTTACTGCTCCCATGGTGCTTGTAAGAACTTCCcaacataaacaattcaatCCTGAAAGAGCAGGAAAAAAGCTAGATTTGCCAGTTCAGAAGAATCTTTTAACCAAGTATTTCT GCTTTGCATCCCTTGAAGCAAAGAGAAAATTCAGAGCTCCTCGGACGTCACCTAATCACCCAAGTCCAGATGATGACTCTTCTTTTATTCCCGAGGAAAATGTCATTGAGGAAGCTGCTGTATGTAAAATGGACTGCTTGCCAGAATCCCCGCTTGACTCCAAAAACACAGGGACTGCCCTTCCTGCAAACTATCCT GTAGAAGATAGTTTTGCCACTAAAATTCCAGCGCATTCAGGATCTCCAACCCATG ACATAAGCCCTGAGACAAGAAGTCCAGACCAAACTCTACTAAAACAACCCAGGTATTCAATTCATAAACCTTGTACAGCATTGCAGAAGGAGCGTGAGTGTAAGAATGTTCTAGATGCAGTTGAGGGCAAAACAAGAACAGAGACAAGGAAGGTTGTGATAAGGAGTTCTTACTTTCAGCATAAGTCAGAAAACCAGGCGAAACCAAATAATGAGCAACAGAAGGCAAAGAATGATGGTGTTGTTGATATACACAAGAATAGCATACCCGAGGATTATTCTTTCAGAAATAACCATGTTATGGATATGGTTAGGAAAAGGAAGAGCTCCTTAAATGACTGCATTAAAAAA GAAGATGTGCAACCCAAGCACAGGCGTGGAGATGCATCCCTTACTGAAAATG GTCACCATGCTCCTGAACTCAGTGCAACATCTTCAGAGACAGTAGCTGAAGAAAAGTTTGGATCCAACATTTCCCATTTAAGCCGATATTCTGAAATAGCTGAGAAATCAATAGAAAGTTTTGTTTCAGTAATATCGTCATTTAGATACACTTCATCTGGTTCTCGAGCAAGTGGTCTCCGTGCTCCTCTAAAAGATGTTCGAAATACTCGTACCAATAG GCCTGCTGCTGCTGGCATGGACTTTAGCCAATTTGAATATGTACCAAATAAGCAGAAGGCTGGCTTAGCATCTCGTAGAGACTGA
- the LOC122277807 gene encoding exonuclease 1 isoform X1, which translates to MGIQGLLPLLKSIMAPIHVKELEGCSVAVDTYSWLHKGALSCSRELCKGLPTTRHIEYCMHRVNLLRHCGVKPILVFDGGLLPMKSEQENKRARVRKENLARGIEHESNGNSAAAYECYQKAVDISPLIAHELIQVLKQENVSYIVAPYEADAQMTFLAIGKQVEAVITEDSDLIPFGCPRIIFKMDKFGQGVEFRYSMLQQNKELSFAGFTKQMLLEMCILSGCDYLQSLPGMGLKRAHALIKKFKSYDKVIKHLRYSTVSVPPLYEESFKKAILTFQHQRVYDPVNEDIVHLSDISDNSRDDLDFLGPLIAKHTAKGIAEGNLDPFTKTPIQGENVTAPMVLVRTSQHKQFNPERAGKKLDLPVQKNLLTKYFCFASLEAKRKFRAPRTSPNHPSPDDDSSFIPEENVIEEAAVCKMDCLPESPLDSKNTGTALPANYPVEDSFATKIPAHSGSPTHDISPETRSPDQTLLKQPRYSIHKPCTALQKERECKNVLDAVEGKTRTETRKVVIRSSYFQHKSENQAKPNNEQQKAKNDGVVDIHKNSIPEDYSFRNNHVMDMVRKRKSSLNDCIKKEDVQPKHRRGDASLTENGHHAPELSATSSETVAEEKFGSNISHLSRYSEIAEKSIESFVSVISSFRYTSSGSRASGLRAPLKDVRNTRTNRPAAAGMDFSQFEYVPNKQKAGLASRRD; encoded by the exons ATGGGGATTCAGGGGCTTTTACCGCTACTGAAGTCGATCATGGCCCCAATCCATGTCAAGGAATTGGAGGGCTGTTCTGTTGCGGTCGACACCTATTCTTGGCTACACAAGGGCGCCTTGTCTTGCAGCAGAGAGCTCTGCAAAGGACTACCCACCACCAG GCACATTGAATATTGCATGCATAGAGTGAATCTGCTCCGGCATTGTGGCGTTAAACCTATTCTTGTATTTGATGGAGGTCTTCTGCCAATGAAGAGTGAACAAGAGAACAAGCGTGCCAG GGTGAGGAAGGAAAATCTTGCACGTGGTATTGAGCATGAGTCAAATGGAAATTCTGCTGCTGCTTATGAGTGCTACCAGAAAGCTGTCGATATTTCACCTTTGATTGCGCATGAACTAATCCAG GTGTTAAAACAGGAGAATGTGTCTTACATTGTGGCTCCTTATGAGGCAGATGCTCAAATGACCTTCTTGGCCATTGGCAAACAGGTTGAAGCAGTTATTACTGAGGACTCAGATCTTATACCATTTGGTTGTCCTAGA ATCATCTTTAAGATGGACAAGTTTGGGCAAGGTGTTGAATTTCGATATTCCATGCTACAGCAGAACAAGGAGCTCAGTTTTGCTGGTTTCACTAAGCAGATGCTTCTAGAGATGTGTATTCTGAGTGGATGCGACTACCTGCAGTCATTACCAGGAATGGGCCTGAAAAGGGCTCATGCATTAATCAAGAAGTTCAAAAGTTACGACAAG GTAATTAAACACTTGAGGTACAGCACTGTTTCTGTCCCTCCATTATATGAAGAATCATTCAAGAAAGCAATATTGACTTTCCAGCATCAGCGGGTATATGATCCTGTCAATGAAGATATTGTTCATTTGTCTGACATATCTGATAACAGCAGGGATGATTTGGACTTCCTAGGCCC ATTAATAGCGAAACATACAGCCAAAGGCATCGCAGAAGGCAATCTTGATCCATTTACGAAAACTCCAATTCAG GGAGAGAATGTTACTGCTCCCATGGTGCTTGTAAGAACTTCCcaacataaacaattcaatCCTGAAAGAGCAGGAAAAAAGCTAGATTTGCCAGTTCAGAAGAATCTTTTAACCAAGTATTTCT GCTTTGCATCCCTTGAAGCAAAGAGAAAATTCAGAGCTCCTCGGACGTCACCTAATCACCCAAGTCCAGATGATGACTCTTCTTTTATTCCCGAGGAAAATGTCATTGAGGAAGCTGCTGTATGTAAAATGGACTGCTTGCCAGAATCCCCGCTTGACTCCAAAAACACAGGGACTGCCCTTCCTGCAAACTATCCT GTAGAAGATAGTTTTGCCACTAAAATTCCAGCGCATTCAGGATCTCCAACCCATG ACATAAGCCCTGAGACAAGAAGTCCAGACCAAACTCTACTAAAACAACCCAGGTATTCAATTCATAAACCTTGTACAGCATTGCAGAAGGAGCGTGAGTGTAAGAATGTTCTAGATGCAGTTGAGGGCAAAACAAGAACAGAGACAAGGAAGGTTGTGATAAGGAGTTCTTACTTTCAGCATAAGTCAGAAAACCAGGCGAAACCAAATAATGAGCAACAGAAGGCAAAGAATGATGGTGTTGTTGATATACACAAGAATAGCATACCCGAGGATTATTCTTTCAGAAATAACCATGTTATGGATATGGTTAGGAAAAGGAAGAGCTCCTTAAATGACTGCATTAAAAAA GAAGATGTGCAACCCAAGCACAGGCGTGGAGATGCATCCCTTACTGAAAATG GTCACCATGCTCCTGAACTCAGTGCAACATCTTCAGAGACAGTAGCTGAAGAAAAGTTTGGATCCAACATTTCCCATTTAAGCCGATATTCTGAAATAGCTGAGAAATCAATAGAAAGTTTTGTTTCAGTAATATCGTCATTTAGATACACTTCATCTGGTTCTCGAGCAAGTGGTCTCCGTGCTCCTCTAAAAGATGTTCGAAATACTCGTACCAATAG GCCTGCTGCTGCTGGCATGGACTTTAGCCAATTTGAATATGTACCAAATAAGCAGAAGGCTGGCTTAGCATCTCGTAGAGACTGA
- the LOC122277807 gene encoding exonuclease 1 isoform X6, producing MGIQGLLPLLKSIMAPIHVKELEGCSVAVDTYSWLHKGALSCSRELCKGLPTTRHIEYCMHRVNLLRHCGVKPILVFDGGLLPMKSEQENKRARVRKENLARGIEHESNGNSAAAYECYQKAVDISPLIAHELIQVLKQENVSYIVAPYEADAQMTFLAIGKQVEAVITEDSDLIPFGCPRIIFKMDKFGQGVEFRYSMLQQNKELSFAGFTKQMLLEMCILSGCDYLQSLPGMGLKRAHALIKKFKSYDKVIKHLRYSTVSVPPLYEESFKKAILTFQHQRVYDPVNEDIVHLSDISDNSRDDLDFLGPLIAKHTAKGIAEGNLDPFTKTPIQGENVTAPMVLVRTSQHKQFNPERAGKKLDLPVQKNLLTKYFCFASLEAKRKFRAPRTSPNHPSPDDDSSFIPEENVIEEAAVCKMDCLPESPLDSKNTGTALPANYPVEDSFATKIPAHSGSPTHALQKERECKNVLDAVEGKTRTETRKVVIRSSYFQHKSENQAKPNNEQQKAKNDGVVDIHKNSIPEDYSFRNNHVMDMVRKRKSSLNDCIKKEDVQPKHRRGDASLTENGHHAPELSATSSETVAEEKFGSNISHLSRYSEIAEKSIESFVSVISSFRYTSSGSRASGLRAPLKDVRNTRTNRPAAAGMDFSQFEYVPNKQKAGLASRRD from the exons ATGGGGATTCAGGGGCTTTTACCGCTACTGAAGTCGATCATGGCCCCAATCCATGTCAAGGAATTGGAGGGCTGTTCTGTTGCGGTCGACACCTATTCTTGGCTACACAAGGGCGCCTTGTCTTGCAGCAGAGAGCTCTGCAAAGGACTACCCACCACCAG GCACATTGAATATTGCATGCATAGAGTGAATCTGCTCCGGCATTGTGGCGTTAAACCTATTCTTGTATTTGATGGAGGTCTTCTGCCAATGAAGAGTGAACAAGAGAACAAGCGTGCCAG GGTGAGGAAGGAAAATCTTGCACGTGGTATTGAGCATGAGTCAAATGGAAATTCTGCTGCTGCTTATGAGTGCTACCAGAAAGCTGTCGATATTTCACCTTTGATTGCGCATGAACTAATCCAG GTGTTAAAACAGGAGAATGTGTCTTACATTGTGGCTCCTTATGAGGCAGATGCTCAAATGACCTTCTTGGCCATTGGCAAACAGGTTGAAGCAGTTATTACTGAGGACTCAGATCTTATACCATTTGGTTGTCCTAGA ATCATCTTTAAGATGGACAAGTTTGGGCAAGGTGTTGAATTTCGATATTCCATGCTACAGCAGAACAAGGAGCTCAGTTTTGCTGGTTTCACTAAGCAGATGCTTCTAGAGATGTGTATTCTGAGTGGATGCGACTACCTGCAGTCATTACCAGGAATGGGCCTGAAAAGGGCTCATGCATTAATCAAGAAGTTCAAAAGTTACGACAAG GTAATTAAACACTTGAGGTACAGCACTGTTTCTGTCCCTCCATTATATGAAGAATCATTCAAGAAAGCAATATTGACTTTCCAGCATCAGCGGGTATATGATCCTGTCAATGAAGATATTGTTCATTTGTCTGACATATCTGATAACAGCAGGGATGATTTGGACTTCCTAGGCCC ATTAATAGCGAAACATACAGCCAAAGGCATCGCAGAAGGCAATCTTGATCCATTTACGAAAACTCCAATTCAG GGAGAGAATGTTACTGCTCCCATGGTGCTTGTAAGAACTTCCcaacataaacaattcaatCCTGAAAGAGCAGGAAAAAAGCTAGATTTGCCAGTTCAGAAGAATCTTTTAACCAAGTATTTCT GCTTTGCATCCCTTGAAGCAAAGAGAAAATTCAGAGCTCCTCGGACGTCACCTAATCACCCAAGTCCAGATGATGACTCTTCTTTTATTCCCGAGGAAAATGTCATTGAGGAAGCTGCTGTATGTAAAATGGACTGCTTGCCAGAATCCCCGCTTGACTCCAAAAACACAGGGACTGCCCTTCCTGCAAACTATCCT GTAGAAGATAGTTTTGCCACTAAAATTCCAGCGCATTCAGGATCTCCAACCCATG CATTGCAGAAGGAGCGTGAGTGTAAGAATGTTCTAGATGCAGTTGAGGGCAAAACAAGAACAGAGACAAGGAAGGTTGTGATAAGGAGTTCTTACTTTCAGCATAAGTCAGAAAACCAGGCGAAACCAAATAATGAGCAACAGAAGGCAAAGAATGATGGTGTTGTTGATATACACAAGAATAGCATACCCGAGGATTATTCTTTCAGAAATAACCATGTTATGGATATGGTTAGGAAAAGGAAGAGCTCCTTAAATGACTGCATTAAAAAA GAAGATGTGCAACCCAAGCACAGGCGTGGAGATGCATCCCTTACTGAAAATG GTCACCATGCTCCTGAACTCAGTGCAACATCTTCAGAGACAGTAGCTGAAGAAAAGTTTGGATCCAACATTTCCCATTTAAGCCGATATTCTGAAATAGCTGAGAAATCAATAGAAAGTTTTGTTTCAGTAATATCGTCATTTAGATACACTTCATCTGGTTCTCGAGCAAGTGGTCTCCGTGCTCCTCTAAAAGATGTTCGAAATACTCGTACCAATAG GCCTGCTGCTGCTGGCATGGACTTTAGCCAATTTGAATATGTACCAAATAAGCAGAAGGCTGGCTTAGCATCTCGTAGAGACTGA